CACCtcgaatgtataataaaacgatGCCGAAAAACATTATCCATAGTTTACTATAAATTtagattttattgaaatgaataacaattaaatattatcagcATAAATAGTGgaagttaaaatattaaaaataaatggcaATAACGTTATGTTTCAGGTGACATTCTCGAatagaacaaaattttcttaaaaaatatgaaacaaaaaaataatttttatggttattttaatacttttattgtttcatagatgttaattattatcgttgcatgaattattttgtaatcttAATGGCTTGAGAAACAATATAAATGATGCTTTTTTCTAAtgatagaatagaaaaatgaaaattgtaagTGAGGAAACACTCGTGTTTTACTTTAAGGATcgcgtaaaaagaaattagtgCGGTCGTTCGTTTttgcttttgaaagattttacattttgaaagcaaataaaaagtaGTTGGTTTTTTATTGACTTCGAAAAATGTTACCTCTACGAGATACGCTCATTAACTTTATACTTATTCTTGAATTTACTCTTAAatgctacatatatatatactatacgtaaaattaattaccTGTTGGATAATCAATCGGTGCTTCAGCAGCGGTGGCCCACGTATGATAAGAATACGCTGGATGTGGTTGAACTTTGCAAACCTTAAGATGCGCCAAAATAGATGGTGCAATCAAAGAACCTAAAACGAGGAGTTTTTTGATGAAGTGAACACCTAGAAAGATTGGTAACAGCAGCAACTTTAATTTGAAGAGATTCAATAATATAAGAAGTGGCAAGATCAacgacttcttcttcttaaagaTACGCCAGTCGCCtgaaaagatgaaagataCATTAAAATCGAGAGCTGTTCATTACTTCCCGAACCATGTTGAATGattcaaataattatgataattaatctGAACGGAATACGGGCCAGTTTGGATTCAgtgtattattacataaaatgtaCAGTTCAGTGACTCGCGGTAAAATAACCTCACTATTTTACCGGTGATAGAAAAGTAGCTTGCAAAAATCCGCTATTCCGGATCTGCTATTCGGACGAACAATTAGATTTGAGACTATCGAAGTAAACAATTTAACGATTTCACGTAAGTAACTCAATTCGACAATGGCTACTATTCTAACTATTACAAGTGAGACTCTATCaacgattaaatattcttttctagaTGAAATTTACCCTCAGCCTTTTTCCTCCCTTGTATCTCTTGCAATTCATCCTCGTCCATTATCATCGGTCCACTATTAAAACTTCTACCATTTGTAGGATTCTCAATTGTATAAACGATCGCACGTTTCGTTAACAGATCGTTGATATTCTCTCTGAGAAAATCTAGAGTATCAAATATGCTTCTCTTGAAAGCTCGAGAACGAGGTAATTTCGGTAGCAGAGATTCCTGCCGCATCGATGATATCCTTATAATTCGAAATGGTCCATAGGTGAACTCCtaatatcgtagaaaaataattttaagaaatatctataatttgGTCAATCGATCaaactaaataataaatcacgCTTCGAAATTACGACTTTGTCGTAGAAATCGCTGAAAGTAATGAATTGCAGAATCTATTACGCGAAAAGATTAACGCATCGCAACATTATCATTGATGAAAGGAAAGTGAGGAAGGCACGAACGCATAGCAGTTACG
This is a stretch of genomic DNA from Vespula vulgaris chromosome 2, iyVesVulg1.1, whole genome shotgun sequence. It encodes these proteins:
- the LOC127062013 gene encoding uncharacterized protein LOC127062013; this encodes MARETSIDCCYSTFSRSLLILFLFLFFTEICAATYHNSSNTFLERCRLDCSLQRDFASCGKYKVARWLNEFVKEKEFTYGPFRIIRISSMRQESLLPKLPRSRAFKRSIFDTLDFLRENINDLLTKRAIVYTIENPTNGRSFNSGPMIMDEDELQEIQGRKKAEGDWRIFKKKKSLILPLLILLNLFKLKLLLLPIFLGVHFIKKLLVLGSLIAPSILAHLKVCKVQPHPAYSYHTWATAAEAPIDYPTGYGHEDTGWAHRNDIQSHLAYPAYHGYRNPYG